Proteins from a single region of Mucilaginibacter daejeonensis:
- the recJ gene encoding single-stranded-DNA-specific exonuclease RecJ, with product MQKRWAVKHEQDINAVRELATRLGIDEVLATLLLQRNILSFDEARHYFRPDLRHLHDPFLMADMEQAIHRIDEAIAKGQKILIYGDYDVDGTTAVTVVYSFFEQLYDRLEYYIPDRYLEGYGISTQGIDHAAANGFELIIALDCGIKAVDKVAYANSLNIDLIICDHHNPGDELPDAVAILDPKRADCPYPYKELSGCGIGFKLIQAYAQVHDMPFESVTRYLDLVATSIACDIVHITGENRILASHGLQKINTDPGTGLKVLMGLSGKTTNYSIADIVFMIGPRINAAGRIDDAKHAVELLLANDPDMAQEKGLLISEKNVERKEHDLAITDEALSMIAADERSAGRRSTVVFSEKWHKGVIGIVASRLTEKYYRPTIVLTRSNGHVAGSARSVVGFDLYEALCGCSDLLIQFGGHKYAAGLTMHPEQVEAFAERFEEVVSASITEQQLVQEIQIDAELALEHITPKFFRVLTQFGPFGPENMCPVFITRQVKALGQVSLVGSNHIKMTVYQDGSPLFDCIAFNQGECIEEIRKGKPFDICYTIEENIWRDKRSIQLNIKGIRC from the coding sequence ATGCAAAAACGGTGGGCAGTAAAGCATGAGCAGGACATTAATGCCGTAAGGGAGCTGGCCACGCGTTTAGGGATAGACGAAGTGCTGGCCACTTTATTGCTGCAACGCAATATCCTGAGCTTTGATGAGGCGCGCCATTATTTCAGGCCCGACCTGCGCCACCTGCACGATCCATTTTTAATGGCGGACATGGAGCAGGCCATTCACCGCATTGATGAGGCCATAGCCAAAGGGCAAAAGATCCTGATCTACGGCGACTATGATGTGGACGGCACCACTGCCGTCACCGTGGTTTACAGCTTTTTTGAGCAGCTGTATGATAGGCTGGAGTATTACATCCCTGACCGTTACCTGGAAGGTTATGGTATATCCACCCAAGGCATCGACCACGCGGCCGCCAACGGTTTTGAACTCATCATCGCACTCGATTGCGGGATCAAGGCCGTAGACAAGGTGGCCTATGCCAACAGCCTCAACATCGATCTCATTATTTGCGATCACCATAACCCCGGCGACGAGCTACCTGATGCCGTGGCCATATTGGACCCCAAAAGGGCCGATTGCCCTTACCCTTACAAGGAACTATCGGGCTGCGGTATAGGCTTTAAGCTCATACAGGCCTATGCCCAAGTGCATGATATGCCTTTTGAAAGCGTGACCCGTTACCTTGACCTGGTGGCCACCAGCATAGCCTGCGACATTGTTCACATTACCGGCGAGAACCGCATACTGGCCAGTCACGGCCTACAAAAGATCAATACCGACCCGGGTACCGGCCTCAAGGTATTGATGGGCCTATCAGGCAAGACCACCAATTACAGCATTGCCGATATCGTTTTCATGATCGGTCCGCGCATTAACGCCGCCGGCCGTATAGATGATGCTAAACACGCTGTAGAATTATTGCTGGCCAATGACCCGGACATGGCGCAGGAAAAAGGCTTGCTGATCAGTGAAAAGAACGTTGAACGCAAAGAACACGACCTGGCCATTACTGACGAGGCCCTAAGCATGATCGCTGCCGACGAGCGATCGGCTGGCCGGCGATCTACCGTGGTCTTCAGCGAAAAATGGCACAAGGGCGTGATCGGCATCGTGGCCTCACGCCTTACCGAAAAATATTACCGCCCCACCATCGTACTTACGCGATCCAACGGTCATGTGGCCGGATCGGCAAGATCGGTAGTGGGTTTTGACCTTTACGAGGCACTTTGCGGCTGCAGCGACCTGCTCATCCAGTTCGGTGGCCACAAATACGCTGCAGGCCTCACCATGCACCCCGAGCAGGTAGAGGCCTTTGCCGAGCGTTTTGAGGAAGTGGTAAGCGCTTCTATCACCGAGCAGCAACTGGTGCAGGAGATCCAGATCGACGCTGAATTGGCGCTGGAGCACATTACCCCTAAGTTCTTCCGGGTGCTTACCCAATTCGGTCCGTTCGGGCCCGAGAATATGTGCCCGGTGTTCATCACAAGGCAAGTGAAGGCTTTGGGGCAGGTAAGCCTGGTGGGCAGCAACCACATCAAAATGACGGTGTATCAGGATGGCTCTCCGCTGTTCGACTGTATCGCCTTTAACCAGGGCGAATGCATTGAAGAGATCAGGAAAGGCAAACCGTTCGACATCTGCTACACCATTGAAGAAAACATTTGGCGCGACAAGCGTTCTATACAATTAAACATAAAAGGGATACGTTGTTGA
- a CDS encoding MBL fold metallo-hydrolase — protein MEIFALGEGSYSVDSTKQFIPFNPLTDNFRDRPGSLFIHVNPFLVKTDQDLIVFDSGLGLKDANGELIIHQRIREAGFAPGEVSLVLQSHLHYDHTGGLVVERNGQLEPSFPQALHVVQKGEWEKALSGTSTSYRAPIFEALRDKGVKIEYVEGSGEIRPGIHYELSGGHTQYHQVFLIEEDDQKCFFGGDELPEPEQLLRKFAAKYDYDGRRAMELREEYGEKAAAEHWVCLFYHAKTTAIGTVEHNNDTYVIKPY, from the coding sequence ATGGAAATTTTTGCGCTGGGCGAAGGCTCCTACTCGGTAGATTCCACTAAACAGTTCATCCCTTTTAACCCGCTCACTGATAATTTCAGAGACCGTCCGGGTTCGTTGTTCATTCATGTGAACCCGTTCCTGGTGAAGACCGACCAAGACCTGATCGTGTTCGATAGCGGCCTGGGCCTAAAAGATGCCAACGGCGAACTGATCATCCACCAGCGTATACGTGAGGCGGGTTTTGCGCCTGGCGAAGTAAGCTTGGTGCTGCAATCGCACCTGCACTATGATCATACCGGTGGTTTGGTGGTCGAGCGTAACGGCCAACTGGAACCCAGCTTTCCGCAGGCGCTTCACGTGGTACAAAAAGGAGAGTGGGAAAAGGCCTTGTCGGGCACCTCTACTTCATACCGGGCACCAATTTTCGAAGCCTTGCGTGACAAAGGTGTAAAGATCGAGTATGTGGAAGGTAGCGGCGAGATCAGGCCCGGAATTCACTACGAGCTATCAGGCGGGCATACGCAATATCACCAGGTATTCCTGATAGAGGAGGACGACCAGAAATGCTTTTTTGGAGGGGACGAGCTGCCCGAGCCGGAGCAACTGTTGCGTAAATTTGCGGCCAAGTATGACTATGACGGCCGTAGAGCGATGGAACTGCGTGAAGAGTATGGAGAAAAGGCGGCGGCCGAGCATTGGGTATGCTTATTCTATCATGCCAAGACCACCGCGATAGGTACCGTTGAGCACAATAACGATACCTATGTGATCAAGCCGTATTAA
- a CDS encoding response regulator, translated as MSTSKPISILLVDDDEINNFISIKLIKKALVYTEINACLDGSYAIDQLLEIQAKDPDLLPDYILLDINMPIMNGWEFLDEYKRLGIDPNGRSKIYIISSSVFSNDISKAKSYDLVQDFISKPLNVEKIKELFSVEKAV; from the coding sequence ATGAGCACTTCGAAACCTATAAGTATCCTGCTGGTTGATGACGATGAGATCAATAACTTTATTTCGATAAAGCTGATCAAGAAAGCGTTAGTATACACCGAGATAAATGCCTGCCTTGACGGAAGCTATGCGATAGACCAGTTACTGGAGATCCAAGCTAAAGACCCCGACCTGTTACCAGACTATATCCTGCTCGATATCAACATGCCGATCATGAATGGCTGGGAGTTCTTGGACGAGTACAAACGTTTAGGCATCGATCCTAACGGCCGCTCAAAGATCTATATCATCTCATCGTCGGTGTTCAGTAATGACATTAGTAAGGCCAAGTCATACGATCTGGTTCAGGATTTCATATCCAAACCACTCAATGTTGAGAAGATCAAAGAATTATTTTCGGTAGAAAAAGCCGTTTAA
- a CDS encoding YceI family protein codes for MKKLMTLFVAITAVALVAFKPVAPVTYKVDTQKSEIKWIGKKVTGQHNGTIKLASGDVLVNGKTLAGGTIVVDMKTLESTDLTGDGKGKLEGHLKADDFFGTEKYPTATFTATKITPTGAGKANVTGNLVIKGKSSAITFPATYTVSGNTVTVNAPEVKVNRTVYDIKYGSKSFFASIGDKAIDDDFFLNINLVATR; via the coding sequence ATGAAAAAATTAATGACATTATTTGTAGCGATCACTGCGGTAGCTTTGGTTGCTTTTAAGCCAGTTGCACCAGTAACTTACAAAGTTGACACTCAAAAAAGCGAGATCAAATGGATCGGTAAAAAAGTGACCGGCCAACACAACGGTACGATCAAATTAGCTTCGGGCGACGTTCTGGTGAACGGCAAGACCTTAGCTGGTGGTACTATCGTGGTTGACATGAAAACTTTAGAATCGACCGACCTGACCGGCGATGGCAAAGGTAAATTAGAAGGTCACCTGAAAGCTGATGACTTTTTTGGTACCGAGAAATACCCGACCGCTACTTTTACTGCTACCAAGATCACCCCTACTGGTGCTGGTAAAGCTAACGTTACCGGTAACCTGGTGATCAAAGGCAAAAGCAGCGCGATCACTTTCCCTGCAACTTACACCGTGAGCGGCAACACCGTTACTGTTAACGCTCCTGAAGTAAAAGTTAACCGTACCGTATATGACATTAAATACGGATCGAAAAGCTTTTTTGCCAGCATTGGCGACAAAGCCATCGACGATGACTTTTTCTTGAACATAAATTTGGTAGCTACCCGGTAA
- the treA gene encoding alpha,alpha-trehalase TreA produces the protein MPNIKIYFLTVCSLLLGGTITAQPKSPAQLYPGLFEAVQMNQVYADGKTFVDATPRRPAAAINKQYQEQRSQPGFDLRKFVKANFAAPEVDSGVFKSNISAGIRKHIDTLWTVLKHVADTAKGTSLIPLPYDYVVPGGRFREVYYWDSYFTMLGLEESKRYDLIESMVKNFAYLIDHYGHIPNGNRTYYLSRSQPPFFSLMVELLAKSKGKKVLATYRPQLIKEYNYWMKGGDALKAGTATAHVVRMADGSLLNRYWDASDKPREESYREDVLAAKQSKQQTAQFYRNIRAAAESGWDFSSRWFSDGKSLPTIQTTDLVAVDLNSLLYHLEQVIARSYEQSGDAKTAALYCTKAAKRKAALIKYCWDGKQGLFYDHNWRTGKLSTQMTIATAFPLFFNIASAQQAKSVAAVIKSKFVQPGGVATTLIGTGQQWDQPNGWAPLQYITVAGLRNYQQNDLAKSLALRWMALNITTFKKTGKLSEKYDVQHTASKAGGGEYPLQDGFGWTNGVLLKLMNMYAEPEF, from the coding sequence ATGCCTAACATAAAGATCTATTTTTTGACGGTATGTAGCCTGCTGCTTGGCGGCACGATCACGGCGCAACCTAAAAGCCCTGCGCAACTTTATCCCGGTCTGTTCGAGGCCGTGCAAATGAATCAGGTATATGCCGATGGTAAGACCTTTGTTGATGCCACGCCGCGCCGCCCCGCTGCTGCGATCAACAAGCAATACCAGGAACAAAGGTCTCAGCCCGGCTTCGACCTACGCAAATTCGTGAAGGCCAACTTCGCGGCCCCTGAGGTAGATAGTGGTGTTTTTAAAAGTAATATATCTGCAGGTATCCGCAAGCATATCGATACCCTGTGGACCGTGCTGAAACATGTGGCCGATACCGCAAAAGGTACCTCGCTCATTCCGCTGCCTTATGATTACGTGGTACCCGGCGGACGTTTCCGCGAGGTGTACTACTGGGATTCGTACTTTACTATGCTGGGGCTTGAAGAAAGCAAGCGCTACGACCTGATCGAAAGCATGGTGAAGAACTTTGCTTACCTGATCGATCACTATGGGCATATCCCCAACGGTAACCGCACCTACTATCTGAGCCGCTCGCAGCCTCCGTTCTTTTCGTTGATGGTGGAGTTGCTGGCCAAAAGCAAAGGCAAAAAGGTGCTGGCCACTTATCGACCGCAGCTGATCAAAGAATATAACTATTGGATGAAAGGAGGCGATGCGCTCAAAGCAGGTACCGCCACCGCTCATGTAGTGCGCATGGCCGACGGCAGCCTGCTTAACCGCTATTGGGATGCCAGCGATAAGCCGCGCGAAGAATCATACCGGGAGGATGTGCTGGCCGCTAAACAAAGCAAGCAGCAGACGGCGCAGTTCTATCGCAATATCCGGGCAGCGGCCGAGTCGGGCTGGGATTTTAGCAGCCGCTGGTTCAGCGATGGCAAATCGCTGCCCACCATACAGACCACCGACCTGGTGGCGGTAGACCTAAACAGCTTGTTGTATCACCTGGAGCAGGTGATCGCCCGGTCGTACGAGCAAAGCGGAGACGCCAAGACGGCCGCCCTTTATTGTACCAAGGCCGCCAAACGCAAAGCGGCCCTGATCAAATATTGCTGGGACGGCAAGCAAGGTCTTTTTTATGACCATAATTGGCGTACCGGCAAGCTATCCACCCAAATGACCATTGCTACGGCTTTCCCGTTGTTCTTCAACATTGCCTCGGCACAGCAGGCCAAAAGTGTGGCCGCAGTGATCAAAAGCAAATTTGTGCAACCCGGCGGTGTGGCCACCACGCTAATCGGTACCGGCCAGCAATGGGACCAGCCCAACGGTTGGGCGCCGCTGCAATACATCACCGTAGCAGGACTGCGTAACTACCAGCAAAACGACCTGGCTAAAAGCCTTGCCCTGCGCTGGATGGCGCTCAACATCACCACCTTTAAAAAGACCGGTAAGCTATCCGAAAAGTACGACGTACAGCACACAGCCTCCAAAGCCGGCGGCGGCGAATACCCCCTGCAAGACGGTTTTGGATGGACCAATGGAGTATTGTTGAAGTTGATGAATATGTACGCTGAACCGGAATTTTAA
- the gcvP gene encoding aminomethyl-transferring glycine dehydrogenase: MKLNIDYQEKFEARHIAPNDADTAKMLKTVGVASIDELIGQTVPEKIRLKTPLNLPAAKSEFDYLNTLKLTASKNKVFKSYIGQGYYDVIVPGVIQRNILENPGWYTQYTPYQAEIAQGRLQALLNFQTMVLDLTGMEIANASLLDEGTAAAEAMFMQYSLRKNQKANTFFVSEEVFPQTIDILKTRSMPYGIDLVIGDHRTVELTDDMFGAIVQYPAKDGQVYNYAEFAAAAHAKNIKLTVVADLMSLVLLTPPGEWGADIVVGTSQRFGVPMGFGGPHAAFFATKEEYKRSMPGRIIGVTIDSAGNYALRMALQTREQHIRRDKATSNICTAQALLAIMAGMYGVYHGPQGLKLIAQRIHGMAVLLSNALGQLGYEQLNSSYFDTVKFDVGNLVGPIHGEALNNEMNLHYNGSVVSIALDETTTPEDIKTLIRFFAKVKGKTLNDVAFDDLKANLETTIPAELQRTSTYLTHQVFNSHHSEHEMLRYIKSLEAKDLSLCHSMIALGSCTMKLNATTEMIPVTWPELGKMHPFAPVDQTGGYMQIFDELNKWLSEITGFAAMSLQPNAGAQGEYAGLMVIRAYHLDRGDAHRNIALIPSSAHGTNPASAAMAGMKIVVVKCDDNGNIDVADLKAKAEQYKNELSCLMVTYPSTHGVFEESIIEICEVIHANGGQVYMDGANMNAQVGLTSPATIGADVCHLNLHKTFCIPHGGGGPGMGPIGVAKHLVPYLPGHAVVDIDQGKSIPAVSAAPWGSASILIISHAYIAMMGGEGLTNATKYAILNANYIKTRLEHHYPVLYSGSQGRCAHEMILDCRAFKNFGIEVTDIAKRLMDYGFHAPTVSFPVAGTVMVEPTESEPKHELDRFCDAMIAIRHEIDDVEKGLSDKADNPLKNAPHTAAVITGNDWSHPYTRQKAAFPLPYVANNKFWPSVGRVNDTYGDRTLICSCPPLTEYEFEESEVTTPEYGT; the protein is encoded by the coding sequence ATGAAACTGAACATTGATTATCAGGAAAAATTTGAGGCCAGGCACATCGCTCCTAACGATGCCGACACCGCCAAAATGCTAAAGACCGTTGGTGTTGCATCCATCGACGAATTAATTGGCCAGACCGTACCCGAAAAGATCAGGCTTAAAACGCCGTTGAACTTACCGGCTGCCAAAAGCGAGTTCGATTATTTGAACACGCTGAAGCTAACGGCATCTAAGAACAAGGTGTTCAAGTCGTACATCGGTCAGGGTTATTATGATGTGATCGTGCCGGGTGTTATTCAGCGTAACATTTTGGAGAACCCGGGATGGTACACCCAATACACCCCTTACCAGGCCGAGATCGCTCAGGGCCGCTTACAGGCGCTCCTGAACTTCCAGACCATGGTGCTTGACCTTACCGGTATGGAGATCGCCAACGCATCGCTGCTTGACGAGGGTACTGCCGCTGCCGAGGCCATGTTCATGCAGTACAGCCTGCGTAAAAACCAAAAAGCCAATACTTTCTTCGTTTCTGAAGAGGTGTTCCCGCAAACCATCGATATCTTGAAGACCCGCTCGATGCCTTACGGCATTGACCTGGTGATCGGCGACCACCGCACCGTGGAACTGACCGATGATATGTTCGGTGCGATCGTTCAATACCCGGCTAAAGATGGCCAGGTATATAACTATGCCGAATTTGCCGCTGCCGCACACGCCAAGAACATCAAGCTGACCGTAGTGGCCGACCTGATGAGCCTGGTACTGTTAACGCCTCCGGGCGAGTGGGGTGCCGACATTGTGGTAGGTACCAGCCAGCGTTTTGGTGTGCCTATGGGCTTTGGCGGTCCGCATGCTGCATTTTTTGCTACTAAAGAAGAATATAAACGCTCGATGCCGGGCCGCATCATTGGTGTGACCATCGATAGCGCCGGTAACTATGCCCTGCGCATGGCCTTGCAAACCCGTGAGCAACACATCCGCCGCGATAAGGCTACCTCTAACATTTGTACCGCTCAGGCCCTATTGGCCATCATGGCTGGTATGTATGGCGTGTACCACGGTCCGCAGGGGTTAAAGCTGATCGCGCAGCGTATACACGGCATGGCCGTATTGCTGTCGAATGCTTTGGGACAATTAGGTTACGAGCAACTGAACAGCAGCTACTTCGATACCGTTAAGTTCGATGTAGGCAATCTGGTTGGCCCGATCCACGGTGAGGCTTTGAACAACGAGATGAACCTACATTACAATGGTTCGGTAGTAAGCATCGCTTTGGATGAGACCACCACACCAGAGGACATCAAAACATTGATCCGCTTCTTTGCCAAGGTAAAAGGCAAGACCTTGAACGATGTTGCTTTTGATGACCTGAAAGCTAACCTGGAGACCACCATACCAGCCGAACTACAACGTACCTCGACATACCTGACCCACCAGGTGTTCAACTCGCACCATTCAGAGCATGAGATGCTGCGTTATATCAAATCATTGGAGGCTAAAGACCTTTCGCTTTGCCACTCCATGATCGCGCTGGGTTCATGTACCATGAAACTGAACGCTACCACCGAAATGATCCCGGTGACCTGGCCTGAACTGGGCAAGATGCACCCATTTGCCCCGGTAGATCAAACCGGCGGTTACATGCAGATCTTTGACGAACTGAACAAATGGCTAAGCGAGATCACCGGCTTTGCCGCCATGAGCTTGCAGCCTAACGCAGGTGCTCAAGGTGAATATGCCGGCCTGATGGTGATCCGCGCTTATCATTTGGATCGCGGCGATGCTCACCGTAACATCGCGCTTATCCCGTCATCAGCACACGGCACCAACCCTGCATCGGCGGCTATGGCCGGTATGAAGATCGTGGTGGTGAAATGTGACGATAACGGCAACATTGACGTAGCCGACCTGAAAGCCAAGGCCGAGCAATATAAAAATGAACTATCATGCCTGATGGTGACCTACCCCTCAACCCACGGCGTGTTCGAGGAATCGATCATTGAGATATGTGAGGTGATCCATGCTAACGGCGGCCAGGTATATATGGACGGCGCCAACATGAACGCCCAGGTAGGTTTGACCAGCCCGGCCACCATCGGTGCCGACGTTTGTCACCTTAACCTGCACAAGACCTTCTGTATCCCTCACGGTGGCGGTGGCCCCGGCATGGGCCCTATCGGTGTAGCTAAACACCTGGTGCCTTACCTGCCAGGCCATGCGGTGGTAGATATCGACCAAGGCAAATCGATCCCGGCTGTTTCGGCAGCGCCATGGGGTTCAGCCTCTATTTTGATCATCTCACACGCTTACATCGCCATGATGGGCGGCGAAGGATTGACCAATGCCACTAAATACGCGATCCTGAACGCCAACTATATCAAGACCCGTTTAGAGCATCACTACCCGGTATTGTACTCAGGTTCACAAGGCCGTTGTGCACATGAGATGATCCTGGATTGCCGTGCCTTCAAGAACTTCGGCATCGAGGTGACCGATATCGCTAAACGTTTGATGGATTATGGTTTCCACGCACCTACCGTGTCATTCCCAGTAGCGGGTACCGTAATGGTGGAGCCTACCGAATCGGAGCCTAAGCACGAGCTTGACCGTTTTTGTGATGCCATGATAGCCATCCGTCATGAGATAGATGATGTGGAGAAAGGCCTGTCAGACAAAGCCGACAACCCGTTGAAGAACGCCCCGCATACCGCGGCCGTGATCACAGGTAACGATTGGAGCCATCCGTACACCCGCCAAAAAGCAGCCTTCCCACTGCCATACGTGGCCAACAACAAGTTCTGGCCATCAGTAGGTCGTGTGAACGATACCTATGGCGACCGTACGCTGATCTGCTCATGCCCTCCACTGACCGAATATGAATTTGAGGAAAGCGAAGTGACAACGCCTGAATACGGCACTTGA
- a CDS encoding DUF5672 family protein, which translates to MSSVPKKVVVIVPFYKPGLTGYEQIALDQCSKILGSHTIVAIKPHWLTLPPEAAKLKLAATESFDDSYFTSIAGYNRLMLAEEFYARFLEYEYMLIYQLDAFVFKDELLHWCDQGYDYIGAPWLRYIGHVDVVKAIKSNFKYYYHTKYDVKIDGVPSNMQFENKVGNGGLSLRRVQKFHHVTRTRQDDIQRYLSEENKHQYNEDAFWSVEVNRKKKYLNIPDHRVAVGFAFEQAPTRALELNNGQLPFGCHAWDKYLEFWRPYLVQQGYPQMDYQAIVNFKAELPVKIHFMYRISDAGNPKAKLSVASKMYCLDNFLRHFEHNICVYADNCTPETLAAIRERGIEPVELSLGNSNSWRYIVKAAIRHFDPNSFVYLIEDDYLHLPGSLNALIEALKIADYVTLYDHPDKYSDEQGQSANPHVTHGGEISRVLRTKSTHWKTTNSTTMTFAARVGTLEQDQEVWWRYTRDRLPDDFNAFQTLLDPNFNRVNGKPKKGEVMAPQLRTLISPIPALSTHAELAHLAPLTQWHGFDDWEKA; encoded by the coding sequence ATGTCAAGCGTTCCAAAAAAAGTGGTGGTGATCGTCCCGTTCTATAAGCCCGGGTTGACCGGGTATGAGCAGATCGCGCTGGATCAGTGCAGCAAGATACTGGGCAGCCATACCATTGTGGCCATTAAACCGCATTGGTTAACGCTACCACCCGAGGCCGCCAAACTAAAGCTGGCCGCCACCGAAAGCTTTGACGACAGCTACTTCACCAGCATTGCCGGCTACAACCGATTGATGCTGGCCGAAGAGTTCTACGCACGCTTCCTGGAGTATGAATACATGCTGATCTACCAGTTGGATGCATTTGTATTCAAGGACGAACTGCTACACTGGTGTGATCAGGGTTACGATTACATTGGCGCGCCATGGTTACGCTACATTGGCCATGTAGATGTGGTAAAGGCCATTAAATCCAACTTTAAATATTACTATCACACCAAGTACGATGTCAAGATAGATGGCGTGCCCAGCAATATGCAGTTCGAGAACAAGGTGGGCAACGGGGGCCTTTCTTTACGCCGCGTGCAAAAGTTCCACCACGTTACGCGAACCAGGCAGGATGATATCCAACGCTACCTGTCCGAGGAGAACAAGCATCAGTATAACGAGGACGCTTTTTGGAGCGTAGAAGTTAATCGCAAAAAGAAGTACCTGAACATTCCGGATCACCGGGTGGCTGTAGGCTTTGCCTTTGAACAGGCACCCACCCGTGCGTTGGAGCTCAATAACGGCCAGTTGCCATTCGGCTGCCACGCGTGGGACAAGTACCTCGAGTTCTGGCGGCCGTACCTGGTGCAGCAGGGTTACCCGCAAATGGACTATCAAGCCATCGTGAATTTTAAGGCTGAGCTGCCGGTCAAAATTCATTTTATGTACCGCATCTCTGATGCGGGCAACCCTAAGGCTAAGCTAAGTGTGGCCAGTAAAATGTATTGCTTAGACAACTTTTTACGGCACTTTGAGCACAATATATGTGTATATGCAGATAACTGCACACCGGAGACACTGGCGGCCATTCGCGAGCGCGGCATCGAGCCGGTGGAGCTCTCCTTAGGTAACTCAAACTCGTGGCGGTACATCGTCAAGGCGGCAATCCGCCATTTCGACCCCAATAGTTTTGTTTACCTTATCGAGGATGATTACCTGCATTTGCCCGGTTCACTTAACGCCCTCATAGAAGCGCTGAAGATCGCCGATTATGTGACCTTGTACGATCACCCCGATAAGTATAGCGATGAGCAAGGACAAAGCGCCAACCCTCATGTCACCCACGGGGGAGAGATCAGCCGCGTATTACGCACCAAAAGTACCCACTGGAAAACCACCAATTCCACCACCATGACCTTTGCCGCCCGTGTAGGCACGCTTGAGCAGGACCAAGAAGTGTGGTGGCGCTATACCCGCGATCGCCTGCCCGACGACTTCAACGCATTCCAAACCCTGCTTGACCCTAACTTTAACCGGGTGAACGGCAAGCCTAAAAAAGGCGAGGTGATGGCCCCTCAACTACGAACGCTCATCAGCCCTATACCTGCACTATCCACCCATGCCGAGCTGGCGCACCTGGCCCCGTTAACGCAGTGGCATGGCTTTGATGATTGGGAAAAGGCTTGA